A single Ochrobactrum sp. BTU1 DNA region contains:
- a CDS encoding IclR family transcriptional regulator — MDDISENMKSGAALNSSLVKAIHILKGLAASTDDGVRLIDLARALELSQPSAHRLLKTLIAENLVEQLPDKKAYRLSLEFFAMAAQARQRDGILSFARPSLLRLSTTFNDTVFLLVRSNFDAVCLDRVEGPFPIRSYTGDIGGKVPLGIGQGSLAILAFLPEEEREAIIRFNMPRILDKATIDEVDLRIMIAEVRETGASTFNFNMIDGMAGLGVPILNREGEAVAALSIGTLASRLTEKRQQTVTELLRKEAATIAQKLNPFDPTLRHPNQALVK; from the coding sequence ATGGATGATATATCAGAGAATATGAAATCTGGTGCCGCGCTTAACTCAAGTCTGGTCAAGGCAATTCATATTTTGAAAGGTCTCGCTGCCAGCACGGACGACGGCGTGCGGCTGATTGATCTGGCGCGCGCACTCGAGCTCAGCCAGCCATCGGCTCATCGTCTGCTCAAAACACTGATCGCAGAAAACCTTGTTGAACAGCTGCCTGACAAAAAAGCCTATCGCCTGTCGCTGGAGTTTTTTGCCATGGCCGCCCAGGCGCGCCAGCGCGATGGGATACTGAGTTTTGCTCGCCCATCACTTTTAAGGCTCTCAACCACCTTCAACGATACGGTCTTCCTTTTAGTGCGCAGCAATTTCGACGCCGTCTGCCTTGATCGTGTAGAGGGGCCATTCCCGATCCGCTCTTATACCGGCGATATCGGCGGTAAGGTTCCGCTTGGTATTGGCCAGGGAAGTCTTGCCATTCTCGCTTTTCTACCCGAAGAGGAGCGCGAGGCGATCATTCGCTTCAACATGCCACGCATTCTGGACAAAGCGACCATTGATGAGGTTGACCTTCGTATCATGATTGCGGAAGTACGCGAGACAGGCGCTTCCACCTTCAACTTTAACATGATTGACGGCATGGCGGGTCTTGGTGTGCCTATTCTCAATCGAGAGGGTGAAGCTGTGGCAGCACTGAGTATTGGTACACTTGCCTCGCGCCTCACCGAAAAACGTCAGCAAACCGTGACCGAGTTGTTACGCAAGGAAGCGGCGACCATTGCGCAAAAGCTCAATCCGTTTGACCCAACATTGCGACATCCGAACCAGGCCTTGGTGAAATAA
- a CDS encoding ABC transporter ATP-binding protein gives MSFLTLSNISRYYGKFAAVNDFNLEIDKGEFISLLGPSGCGKTTTLQMIAGLVPPSSGAITLDGREITRLAPAKRELGVVFQSYALFPHMTVAQNVSFGLEMRKVPKAEREKRVRDVLELVRLSALAERYPREMSGGQRQRVAIARALVINPPVLLLDEPLSNLDAQLREEMQFELRRIQRTVGITTIMVTHDQAEALSISDRIVVMEKGIITQVDAPYKLYEHPHNHFISNFVGKSNFLKARAEGDVISLADTAIRFPAPVQEGGKKVSGELSVFIRPEKVQLVAAEEGHIAGEVSTRYFMGAQWLLGVTTPAGQLSVALPNLGNPPPAEGTAVGLSWNHDDCRILTAGVN, from the coding sequence ATGAGCTTTTTGACCCTTTCCAATATTTCCCGTTATTACGGCAAGTTTGCAGCCGTGAATGACTTCAATCTGGAGATTGATAAGGGAGAGTTCATTTCGCTTCTCGGCCCTTCTGGTTGTGGCAAGACCACCACCCTGCAGATGATTGCCGGTCTGGTGCCGCCATCATCGGGTGCAATTACTCTTGATGGTCGCGAGATCACCCGTCTTGCCCCAGCTAAGCGAGAACTCGGTGTCGTTTTCCAGAGCTATGCCCTGTTTCCCCATATGACAGTCGCGCAAAATGTGAGTTTTGGCCTTGAAATGCGCAAGGTTCCAAAAGCAGAGCGGGAAAAACGTGTCCGCGACGTGTTGGAACTGGTTCGCCTGAGCGCGCTGGCGGAGCGTTATCCGCGTGAAATGTCAGGCGGTCAGCGCCAGCGTGTGGCCATTGCGCGTGCGCTGGTCATCAATCCGCCGGTTCTGCTGCTCGATGAGCCGCTCTCCAATCTTGATGCGCAGTTGCGTGAAGAAATGCAGTTCGAACTGCGTCGCATCCAGCGCACTGTCGGTATCACCACCATCATGGTGACCCATGATCAGGCAGAAGCACTTTCGATCAGCGATCGCATTGTGGTCATGGAAAAGGGCATCATCACCCAGGTCGATGCGCCCTATAAGCTTTATGAGCACCCACATAACCACTTCATTTCCAATTTCGTCGGCAAGTCGAACTTCCTGAAAGCGCGCGCTGAGGGCGACGTCATTTCGCTGGCCGATACGGCTATCCGGTTTCCCGCTCCAGTGCAGGAAGGCGGAAAGAAGGTATCCGGAGAGCTTTCTGTCTTCATCCGCCCTGAAAAGGTGCAGCTTGTTGCAGCGGAAGAAGGCCACATCGCAGGTGAAGTCTCAACGCGCTATTTCATGGGTGCGCAATGGCTGCTCGGTGTTACAACTCCAGCAGGTCAGCTTTCGGTTGCCCTGCCTAATCTCGGCAACCCGCCACCGGCCGAAGGTACAGCAGTTGGTCTTAGCTGGAATCATGACGATTGCCGCATCCTCACCGCAGGGGTGAACTAA
- a CDS encoding ABC transporter permease has product MSAVTSQDQNVSEKDRRNLLPLFLVGPSTLLFFALVLLPLGLTVLLSFNSYSYDKGIEDVYTLANYTQVLKDPYYLAIFWRTLKLALITTVITVLIGVPEAYILSNMRKPWRSIFLLVIIGPLLVSVVVRTFGWSMLLGRNGLVNSVLDMVGLPTTQILYTETAIVIGLVHIMLPFMVIPVWTVLQKLDPSVEAAALTLGASRLTALRRVVFPQAVLGILSGSLIVFALSASSFAIPGLLGGRRLKMAATVVYDEFLIELNWPLGAAIAIIVLVANLVIMIAYNRMLEGQAKKKLG; this is encoded by the coding sequence ATGTCGGCTGTCACCTCACAGGATCAAAACGTTTCGGAGAAAGATCGGCGCAATCTACTCCCGCTCTTTCTGGTCGGACCTTCGACGCTTCTCTTCTTCGCACTCGTGCTGCTGCCGCTTGGGCTCACCGTGCTGCTCTCATTCAATAGCTATAGCTACGACAAGGGTATCGAGGACGTCTACACACTTGCCAATTATACGCAGGTTCTTAAAGACCCGTATTATCTCGCAATCTTCTGGCGCACGCTCAAACTGGCATTGATCACAACCGTTATCACGGTGCTGATCGGTGTGCCTGAGGCCTATATTTTGTCCAACATGCGCAAGCCATGGCGCTCGATCTTCCTGCTGGTCATCATTGGTCCGCTTCTGGTTTCGGTCGTGGTTCGCACATTCGGCTGGAGCATGTTGCTGGGTCGAAATGGCCTTGTGAACAGCGTGCTCGACATGGTCGGCCTGCCGACTACGCAGATCCTTTACACCGAAACGGCCATTGTCATCGGTCTGGTGCATATCATGCTGCCATTCATGGTGATCCCGGTCTGGACTGTTCTGCAGAAACTCGATCCTTCGGTGGAAGCAGCTGCTCTGACGCTTGGTGCATCGCGACTGACGGCACTTCGCAGGGTGGTGTTTCCGCAGGCAGTGCTTGGCATCCTGTCGGGTAGCCTTATCGTGTTCGCGCTTTCGGCCAGCTCTTTTGCCATTCCGGGTCTGCTTGGCGGACGTCGTCTGAAAATGGCGGCAACCGTCGTCTATGACGAATTCTTAATCGAGCTGAACTGGCCGCTGGGTGCTGCCATCGCCATCATCGTTCTGGTCGCCAATCTTGTGATCATGATCGCCTATAATCGCATGCTCGAAGGGCAAGCGAAAAAGAAGCTGGGGTAA
- a CDS encoding ABC transporter permease has product MVKNGPFALFFHTLIVIFMLAPMVVVCLVAFTPENTLSMPWNGLSLRWFQAVFAHNDFMTAFGNSLKLALFSATISTALAVPSGLAIAQYAFRGRDALNALFLSPLIIPHLVLGVAFLRLFTLMGFTGTFGWLVAAHTIVVTPYALRLILASLGSMDRNAENAARTLGAGEWTVFRRITLPLLLPGLSGGWLLAFINSFDELTMSIFVTSPSTVTLPVRMYMYASESIDPMMAAVSALMILVATVTMIIIDRMFGLDRLLVGKG; this is encoded by the coding sequence ATGGTCAAGAACGGTCCTTTCGCCCTTTTCTTTCACACGCTTATCGTCATCTTCATGCTGGCGCCAATGGTTGTCGTCTGTCTTGTTGCCTTCACGCCGGAAAACACACTGTCCATGCCGTGGAACGGTCTTTCACTTCGCTGGTTCCAGGCCGTTTTCGCGCATAACGACTTCATGACCGCCTTTGGCAACAGTCTGAAGCTTGCTCTGTTCTCGGCAACCATTTCAACAGCGCTGGCCGTGCCCTCAGGTCTTGCAATCGCGCAATATGCGTTCCGTGGCCGCGATGCGCTCAACGCGCTGTTTTTGTCGCCGCTGATCATTCCGCATCTGGTTCTGGGTGTTGCCTTCCTGCGTCTTTTCACGCTGATGGGCTTCACCGGCACTTTTGGCTGGCTGGTGGCCGCACATACGATAGTCGTCACGCCTTATGCGCTCCGCCTTATCCTTGCTTCGCTAGGCAGCATGGATCGCAATGCGGAAAACGCGGCACGCACCCTGGGTGCAGGCGAGTGGACTGTGTTCCGTCGCATCACACTGCCACTGCTGCTGCCGGGCCTGTCGGGTGGCTGGCTTCTCGCCTTCATCAATTCGTTTGACGAATTGACCATGTCGATCTTCGTCACTTCGCCGTCCACGGTTACGCTACCGGTCCGCATGTATATGTATGCAAGCGAATCTATCGATCCGATGATGGCGGCTGTTTCCGCCCTGATGATCCTCGTTGCCACCGTGACCATGATCATTATCGATCGCATGTTCGGTCTCGACCGACTGCTGGTGGGTAAAGGCTAA
- a CDS encoding (2Fe-2S)-binding protein: MTFSVSPAAAQFRRRYRLTEQPISFMLDGVSFEGRRGDTVLTAILSVQGKVRHTEFTGEPRAGFCLIGACQDCHVMTTEGYKLRACTTLLEEGMSFVTEPAL, translated from the coding sequence ATGACATTCTCGGTTTCGCCTGCCGCGGCCCAGTTCCGCAGACGGTATCGGCTGACTGAGCAGCCGATCAGCTTCATGCTTGATGGCGTCTCCTTTGAGGGACGCCGTGGCGATACCGTGCTGACTGCTATCCTCTCGGTGCAGGGCAAGGTGCGTCATACCGAATTTACCGGAGAACCGCGTGCCGGTTTCTGCCTGATCGGCGCGTGTCAGGATTGTCATGTGATGACGACCGAGGGCTACAAGCTTCGTGCCTGCACCACGCTACTTGAAGAGGGTATGTCATTTGTGACGGAGCCTGCATTATGA
- a CDS encoding FAD-dependent oxidoreductase, with amino-acid sequence MSTRLNPVIVGAGPAGIRAAEILVEAGLKPLVIDEGFRAGGQIYRRPPLDDGRSYRSRYGSEAHKAEALHTTFDALRSAIEYRPETLVWNITRGEGDRLDLLTNGSHSQLAYSHLILATGATDRVLPFKGWTKPGVYTLGASQTALKAQGCTVGERVVFMGSGPLLYLVAWQYHNAGAKVVAVLDTAPFTSKFHLAHLALYAPRIVALGAYYGLRLKLGGVPIHYNVRPDEVLGEGHVEGIRFRTGSRVREVKCDALAYGFALRPESQLADLAGCEFRFEERDRAWLPAADQLGRTSREGVYVAGDGAGIAGADAAEIRGSLAAIAMLRDMDLPFDEGIERRLLTKLDHIYRERLIVEKAFPFPRNWFDTIAGDVTLCRCEEIAVRDAKAVISLGDTREINRLKALTRVGMGRCQGRMCTAAAAELLASVQDKTPAEFGRIRAQAPVKPIPLGFGAPAKESASS; translated from the coding sequence ATGAGCACTCGGCTCAATCCGGTTATTGTGGGCGCAGGACCTGCCGGCATTCGTGCAGCCGAAATCCTCGTTGAAGCTGGGCTTAAACCCCTCGTCATCGATGAGGGCTTTCGCGCGGGCGGTCAGATTTACCGACGGCCACCACTTGATGACGGACGCAGTTATCGCAGCCGTTATGGTTCTGAGGCGCATAAGGCTGAAGCGCTGCACACCACTTTCGACGCATTGCGCAGCGCAATCGAATATCGCCCGGAAACGCTCGTCTGGAATATCACGCGCGGCGAGGGCGATCGTCTCGATCTGCTGACCAACGGTTCGCATAGCCAGCTGGCCTATAGCCATCTCATTCTCGCGACAGGTGCGACCGACCGGGTTTTGCCGTTCAAAGGTTGGACCAAGCCGGGCGTTTATACGCTCGGCGCTTCGCAGACCGCACTCAAAGCCCAAGGCTGTACCGTCGGCGAACGCGTGGTGTTCATGGGGTCAGGTCCGCTGCTCTATCTGGTGGCCTGGCAGTATCATAATGCAGGTGCGAAGGTCGTGGCGGTTCTCGACACAGCACCTTTTACCTCCAAGTTTCATCTGGCACATCTTGCGCTTTATGCGCCGCGCATCGTTGCGCTCGGCGCATATTATGGTCTGCGTCTCAAGCTTGGTGGCGTGCCGATCCATTATAATGTGCGGCCGGATGAGGTTTTGGGCGAAGGTCATGTGGAAGGCATTCGCTTTCGCACGGGCAGCCGCGTTCGCGAGGTTAAGTGTGATGCGCTGGCTTATGGTTTTGCGCTGCGTCCTGAAAGCCAGCTTGCCGATCTCGCGGGTTGCGAATTCCGCTTTGAAGAGCGCGACCGCGCATGGCTTCCTGCCGCAGACCAGCTTGGGCGGACAAGCCGCGAAGGTGTTTATGTGGCAGGTGACGGTGCAGGCATTGCCGGTGCGGATGCTGCTGAAATTCGTGGGTCATTGGCCGCAATTGCAATGTTGCGCGACATGGACCTGCCGTTTGATGAAGGCATCGAACGCAGGCTTCTCACAAAACTCGATCATATTTATCGCGAACGCCTCATCGTCGAAAAAGCCTTCCCGTTCCCGCGAAACTGGTTCGACACGATTGCAGGCGATGTCACCCTTTGCCGATGCGAAGAAATCGCCGTTCGTGATGCAAAGGCAGTCATCAGTCTGGGTGATACGCGGGAGATCAATCGGCTCAAGGCGCTTACTCGTGTAGGAATGGGCCGTTGTCAGGGGCGTATGTGTACTGCTGCCGCCGCAGAACTTCTCGCGTCAGTGCAGGACAAAACGCCTGCTGAATTCGGGCGGATCCGCGCACAGGCGCCGGTCAAGCCGATCCCGCTCGGCTTTGGCGCTCCCGCTAAGGAAAGCGCTTCGTCATGA
- a CDS encoding FAD-binding oxidoreductase produces MTRQLQADAVIIGGGIVGGSAALFMRQAGLSVILLDKGFCGAQASGVNYGGVRRQGRAPEQLPLAQRSHKLWARLSELIGIDGEYNRSGHLKLARTEAHFAKLEAYAEKVKPLGLDVELIGGNAVRERFPWLPGDVAGASLCAEDGNANPRLVSPAFARAALAAGATVLENTPVIEARETGDGFAILAGGNPAGDTIEIRSRLLFNCAGAWSDQFAASFGEPVPLTRIYPTMVVTEPMPFRLPMSLGEEGGGFYGRQVTRGNYVMGGGRGTPLVNPDFSRPSVNAASSVMLRAIELFPHLQHAQVIRFWSGTEAEIPDDNPVIGPSSRVKNLYHAFGFCGAGFQTGPAVGAVLTDLALKGETETPIDAFSINRFTSTNTKLNMEGN; encoded by the coding sequence ATGACCAGACAACTTCAGGCGGATGCGGTGATTATTGGCGGCGGAATCGTTGGCGGATCGGCCGCGCTTTTCATGCGTCAAGCCGGATTGTCGGTCATTCTGCTCGACAAGGGCTTTTGCGGTGCGCAGGCGAGTGGTGTTAATTATGGCGGTGTCCGCAGGCAGGGTCGCGCGCCCGAACAACTGCCGCTCGCACAGCGTTCGCACAAATTATGGGCGCGTCTGTCAGAACTGATCGGCATCGACGGCGAATATAACCGCAGCGGACATTTGAAACTTGCTCGCACGGAAGCTCATTTCGCCAAGCTTGAGGCCTATGCAGAAAAAGTCAAACCGCTCGGCCTAGATGTTGAGCTGATCGGCGGCAATGCGGTGCGCGAACGTTTTCCATGGCTTCCGGGCGATGTTGCAGGTGCTTCTCTTTGTGCGGAAGATGGCAATGCCAATCCGCGTCTGGTTTCGCCTGCCTTTGCCCGCGCCGCACTAGCTGCAGGTGCCACCGTTCTGGAAAACACGCCGGTCATCGAAGCGCGTGAAACGGGTGACGGTTTTGCTATCTTGGCGGGAGGCAATCCCGCGGGCGACACCATCGAAATCCGCTCGCGCCTTCTGTTCAATTGCGCAGGCGCCTGGTCGGATCAGTTTGCGGCCTCGTTCGGCGAGCCGGTTCCGTTAACGCGGATTTATCCGACGATGGTTGTGACCGAGCCAATGCCGTTTCGCTTGCCGATGAGCCTTGGCGAAGAAGGCGGCGGTTTCTATGGCCGTCAGGTCACGCGCGGCAATTACGTCATGGGTGGGGGACGTGGTACGCCGCTGGTGAACCCAGATTTTTCTCGGCCTTCGGTCAATGCAGCTTCCTCGGTGATGCTGCGTGCAATCGAACTGTTTCCGCATCTCCAACATGCACAGGTGATCCGTTTCTGGTCCGGAACGGAAGCTGAAATACCAGATGATAATCCGGTGATTGGCCCAAGCAGTCGGGTCAAGAACCTTTATCACGCCTTCGGCTTTTGCGGTGCCGGTTTCCAGACCGGGCCGGCAGTCGGCGCTGTGCTTACAGATCTGGCGCTTAAAGGCGAGACAGAAACACCGATCGATGCATTTTCGATCAACCGTTTTACTTCAACCAATACCAAACTTAACATGGAAGGGAACTAA
- a CDS encoding ABC transporter substrate-binding protein, translated as MTAMAAMALGLSAAFVSGASAETKTLYIGMNGGNMERAYTEHVLPEFEKANDVKVVVVPGTSADILAKATAQKDKPQMHVMLLDDGVMVRAINSGLCQKISDDPVLADIQPAARLKDDMAIGVDMGMTGIAYNKKLFDEKGWAAPTSWMDFADEKYANAVVFQSASASTFGLHAFLMFNRIQGGDDKNLEPGFEKFPDTIGKNVLEFIPSSAKISEMVQTGEAAIFPLTPTGVNNLKDKGIPVEYAQPKEGSVILAVTECVLAGNSEPELSQKLAHYLLSADAQSKALDHGNVIPSNLKAKAGSPDAQAKLDAFNGYMKTANTLDWDAVNEGRQQLNSRWNRTIEK; from the coding sequence ATGACCGCTATGGCGGCAATGGCACTGGGCCTATCGGCAGCCTTTGTATCGGGCGCATCGGCTGAGACCAAGACGCTCTATATCGGCATGAATGGCGGCAACATGGAACGCGCCTATACCGAGCACGTTCTGCCGGAATTCGAAAAAGCCAACGACGTCAAGGTTGTCGTCGTTCCAGGCACTTCGGCTGATATTCTGGCCAAGGCAACGGCGCAGAAAGACAAGCCACAGATGCATGTCATGCTGCTCGACGATGGTGTCATGGTGCGTGCAATCAATTCTGGCCTTTGCCAGAAAATCTCTGACGATCCGGTTCTCGCTGACATTCAGCCAGCCGCACGTCTGAAGGACGATATGGCAATCGGCGTCGATATGGGCATGACCGGTATTGCCTATAACAAGAAGCTGTTCGACGAGAAGGGCTGGGCCGCTCCAACATCGTGGATGGATTTCGCTGACGAGAAATATGCGAACGCCGTTGTGTTCCAGTCGGCTTCGGCCTCGACTTTCGGTCTGCATGCATTCTTGATGTTCAATCGCATTCAGGGTGGTGACGACAAGAACCTCGAACCAGGTTTTGAAAAATTCCCTGACACGATTGGAAAGAACGTTCTGGAATTCATTCCGTCTTCTGCGAAGATTTCGGAGATGGTCCAGACCGGCGAGGCAGCGATCTTCCCGCTGACCCCAACCGGCGTAAACAACCTGAAGGACAAGGGCATTCCGGTTGAATATGCTCAGCCAAAGGAAGGCTCCGTCATTCTCGCAGTGACCGAATGCGTGCTTGCAGGTAACAGCGAGCCGGAATTGAGCCAGAAGCTCGCCCACTACCTGCTTTCCGCTGATGCGCAGAGCAAAGCGCTTGATCATGGCAATGTCATTCCATCGAACCTGAAGGCAAAAGCCGGTTCGCCAGATGCACAGGCAAAGCTCGATGCGTTTAATGGCTACATGAAGACAGCCAACACGCTTGATTGGGATGCTGTTAACGAAGGCCGTCAGCAGCTCAACAGCCGCTGGAACCGCACGATCGAAAAGTAA
- a CDS encoding MFS transporter: MTDQTIARRNIFVLTAAQALGAASPPIIISLGGLVGQQLSSDPALVTLPVSLFNLGLAAGTLPAAFVMRSFGRRNGYLLGACFGMAAGLIAALGIFSASFVIFCFGTFIAGFYAAYVQSYRFAATDAATGALKARAISWVMVGGLIAAIIGPQLVIWTRDSLPATPYAGSFLSQAVLALLAIPVLMLFRSPKAEKSSNTANNGRPLKEILLNRRYILALAAGVVSYGLMTFVMTAAPIAMVGHGHSVDHAALGIQWHVLAMFAPSFFTGMLITRFGKERVTAMGLLIIGLSAIVALSGLDLTHFWASLILLGIGWNFGFIGATAMVADCHTPEERGKAQGANDFFVFGTVACASFFAGSLLHSSGWETINWLIFPAVALILVPLVWQSARMQKAKATA, encoded by the coding sequence ATGACCGACCAGACTATCGCCAGACGCAATATTTTTGTACTGACTGCCGCTCAGGCACTGGGTGCTGCAAGCCCACCAATCATTATTTCGCTAGGCGGTTTGGTCGGCCAGCAGCTTTCTTCTGACCCTGCGCTCGTCACCCTGCCAGTCAGTCTGTTCAATCTTGGTCTTGCAGCAGGCACCCTGCCGGCAGCCTTTGTCATGCGGTCCTTCGGTCGTCGCAACGGCTATCTGCTGGGCGCTTGTTTCGGCATGGCTGCAGGTCTCATTGCAGCGCTCGGCATTTTTTCGGCGTCTTTCGTCATCTTCTGTTTCGGTACATTTATTGCGGGCTTTTATGCTGCCTATGTTCAAAGCTATCGGTTTGCTGCGACCGACGCCGCCACAGGTGCACTTAAAGCACGCGCCATTTCTTGGGTGATGGTTGGTGGTTTGATCGCCGCAATCATCGGACCGCAGCTTGTCATCTGGACACGAGACTCATTGCCAGCAACGCCCTATGCAGGCAGCTTCTTGAGCCAGGCAGTCCTTGCGCTGCTGGCTATTCCTGTTCTCATGTTATTTCGTTCACCAAAGGCTGAAAAATCCAGCAATACCGCCAATAATGGCCGCCCCCTCAAAGAAATTTTGCTGAACCGACGTTACATACTGGCTTTGGCCGCTGGCGTCGTCTCCTATGGTTTGATGACATTTGTGATGACAGCCGCGCCTATCGCCATGGTTGGTCATGGTCATTCGGTCGATCATGCAGCACTTGGTATTCAGTGGCATGTGCTGGCAATGTTTGCTCCAAGCTTCTTCACGGGCATGTTGATCACTCGCTTCGGCAAGGAACGCGTCACCGCTATGGGCTTGCTGATCATTGGCTTGTCGGCAATCGTTGCACTCTCGGGCCTTGATCTTACTCATTTCTGGGCTTCGCTGATCCTGCTCGGCATCGGGTGGAATTTCGGCTTCATTGGCGCAACCGCGATGGTTGCTGATTGTCACACTCCGGAAGAACGCGGCAAGGCACAGGGTGCGAACGATTTCTTCGTCTTTGGAACGGTTGCATGCGCATCGTTCTTTGCCGGATCACTGCTGCATTCGTCTGGTTGGGAAACCATCAACTGGCTGATCTTCCCGGCTGTCGCTCTCATTCTTGTGCCGTTGGTCTGGCAATCTGCACGAATGCAGAAGGCCAAAGCCACAGCCTAA
- a CDS encoding metalloregulator ArsR/SmtB family transcription factor — protein MNKTDPIDPGVQTHLAADEASQFLKSIANNHRLMILCRLHGGEKSVGELAELIGLRDSTVSQHLALLRREGIIAGRREGQTIWYRVQSDIAKQVMAVICKHFQMPVKD, from the coding sequence ATGAACAAAACTGACCCAATCGACCCGGGCGTACAAACCCACCTTGCGGCCGACGAGGCAAGTCAATTCCTCAAATCTATCGCCAACAATCACCGGCTCATGATCCTTTGCCGGTTGCACGGAGGTGAAAAGTCTGTGGGAGAACTTGCCGAGCTGATCGGCCTAAGGGATTCCACCGTCTCACAACATCTGGCTTTGTTACGACGCGAGGGCATTATTGCCGGACGCCGTGAGGGGCAGACGATCTGGTATCGTGTTCAAAGCGATATAGCGAAGCAGGTGATGGCGGTTATCTGCAAACATTTTCAGATGCCAGTGAAAGATTAG
- a CDS encoding DUF922 domain-containing Zn-dependent protease — MSVVFGFLFSGLALTEQAHAEDDWKAVEVIKPYAISGRTGPQLYESIGERGPKAGKSRVIAHTTFVLTWDRKFDNSNNGCRIVSAKPKLKITYTLPKPSQKLASPVKENWERFYDGIYKHELVHGETAKDMTREIVRTTVGLSIPNDPKCQKMRRELITRITDLVNVQRQQGRDFDRVEMGSGGNVEQLILSLVNGG; from the coding sequence TTGAGTGTTGTTTTCGGTTTTCTGTTTTCGGGCTTGGCTCTTACAGAACAAGCCCACGCGGAAGACGACTGGAAAGCCGTTGAAGTCATAAAGCCTTATGCGATTTCAGGACGTACGGGTCCGCAGCTTTATGAATCAATCGGTGAGCGAGGCCCGAAGGCTGGCAAATCCCGGGTCATTGCGCACACGACTTTTGTGCTGACCTGGGATCGCAAATTCGACAATTCCAATAATGGTTGTCGGATTGTTTCAGCAAAGCCGAAGCTAAAAATTACCTATACGCTTCCAAAACCATCTCAGAAGCTCGCCTCTCCAGTGAAGGAAAACTGGGAACGTTTTTATGATGGCATCTATAAGCATGAACTTGTTCACGGTGAGACTGCCAAAGACATGACGCGCGAGATCGTCCGTACAACAGTGGGCCTTTCAATTCCGAATGATCCAAAATGCCAAAAAATGCGCCGTGAACTCATTACCCGCATTACCGATTTGGTAAACGTCCAACGCCAGCAAGGTCGGGATTTCGACCGCGTGGAAATGGGGTCGGGCGGGAATGTTGAACAGCTTATTCTGTCACTTGTGAACGGCGGATAA